The DNA window CATCATCATGGTCCTGGGGACGCCAggtagagtagagcagggccaGGCCTCCGAGAGAGagctccatcccctcctctcccagccttTTATAAATAGCCTCCTGTTTTCCTAAATAAACGGTGTGCGCCCCCCAGCCAGGCCTACACTGGGTAATCCTGTGGTGCTGCGCTGTGAGcaggtgttctctctctcgctctgcgaTGGAGACCAGGTGTTGGCTagggctctccctctctctctttctatacccctctctatatctctctcgctctctcatattGTCTGAATAATTAATACTGGCTACAACCTTTAAACAACCTCACGCCAAGCTCATCTGTCATGGCGTCCCGTGTGGTTCCTGACTCAGCCCGCTGCTGTGGTTACCTGGGAGTAGTGAGGATAACacatagagggggagaggtgaaGTGCTATTTTAACCATTAGCCCCTGGCAGTCAGGGGCAGGCTGGGCTGCAGAAGGCTGTATTGAGCAAGCTGCCCCAGTAAAGCGTGAACGGCCCCCATAGGGTCTCAGGGCCCCGGAGCCAGATTCACCGATTGTTCTGTGTGAAAGAGGCCATGATCTCGATCCTTAGACAAACAAGAGCAACCTGGACTTATGAAATATTTCTCCTATAACATAAATACCCACGGTAGCTATGAATGATGTCAACTTAAATGTTGACAACCTCTTTATTTTCCTATGGAAGGACCTTAACCCTGGTTATGTGACCGAAAGTAGAAAGGGAATGATTATACACAACTACCCTTTCCTTGAAtgagggttccaaaagggttcttcggctgtctccataggataaccctttttggttcaaggtataactattttgggttccatgtagaaccctctgtgtaaatacaactcaaaagggttcttcaaagggttctcctatgaggacagccgaaaaacccttttaggttctagatagcaccttttttctaagcCTGTAGGTAGGAGACAAAGTTAGGCCTATCGTAGAACCCCAAAAGatagtcacacacagtcacacacacccacCTCGTTGTGTATCTCCTCGTAGCCTTGCAGGGTAGCTGGCAGCAGGGACAGCAGGCTGTGGGTCCCTGTTTCTGGGTCTGTGCTCAGGTTAGACAGGGCCTCCCGGCTGCGGGACTGGATGTATTCCAGGGTCCCGGTGGAACACTGTGAGGACAGACAGTCAAAAAAGGTTGGGAAATAATGCATGTATTCTGGGAGCATGAGGGCCTCTTGGAATTCTAGAAGGTAGAATCTGTTAAAGACAGGTAATGGAATATACGGTATCCTATAAAATAAATCAATCATTATTAGAATCAGTCCAGGGTCTCCAAGCCCCCAGTGTACCCCAGGCCCCTCTCACCTCTGCCACTCTGTGTGTAGAGCTGAAGCGGGCTGAGTCTCCAGCCAGAACACAGTGCTGATGGGTCCTGTTCAGGTCATCTGGGGACAGAGGAGGACACACCACGGTCACCACACAACCAACACCAGTCAACTATCCCAAATATTAAGAGGCAATGATGTTCACAACAATTTACTATGAATATAGGCCTACACAAACATTCTGTTTGAACCTTTGTTAGGACACGAGACACCACACCACACTTGTCCACTAGTGGAATGAAGATCGACAGTATAATTGAAATGTCTGTTTAATAACTTTAGTCTCTTTGTTATGATGTCTCTGAGTTATCACCTTGTCGGACCCTTTCTCCCCACTCAAACAGATGGCTCGTTTCAATGTCTTGCTAACCTAACAATGCTATCGCTAAACCTATCAAACGTCAACGCCTTCTATTATATAAGAACACAGATGCCAGAGTCTGGTTATCACCAGAGTCTAcctgaaaaatctgtcgatgtgcctttgagcaaggcagataaccctaattgctcctgtNNNNNNNNNNNNNNNNNNNNNNNNNNNNNNNNNNNNNNNNNNNNNNNNNNNNNNNNNNNNNNNNNNNNNNNNNNNNNNNNNNNNNNNNNNNNNNNNNNNNNNNNNNNNNNNNNNNNNNNNNNNNNNNNNNNNNNNNNNNNNNNNNNNNNNNNNNNNNNNNNNNNNNNNNNNNNNNNNNNNNNNNNNNNNNNNNNNNNNNNNNNNNNNNNNNNNNNNNNNNNNNNNNNNNNNNNNNNNNNNNNNNNNNNNNNNNNNNNNNNNNNNNNNNNNNNNNNNNNNNNNNNNNNNNNNNNNNNNNNNNNNNNNNNNNNNNNNNNNNNNNNNNNNNNNNNNNNNNNNNNNNNNNNNNNNNNNNNNNNNNNNNNNNNNNNNNNNNNNNNNNNNNNNNNNNNNNNNNNNNNNNNNNNNNNNNNNNNNNNNNNNNNNNNNNNNNNNNNNNNNNNNNNNNNNNNNNNNNNNNNNNNNNNNNNNNNNNNNNNNNNNNNNNNNNNNNNNNNNNNCTGGAAACTTGTGGCTAAAGCTGGAACTAGGCCATCACACACTTACCTAGGAATCCAGTGTATCACCAGTTAATGAGAGGCGTTGCAACTTGTGGCTAAAGCTGGAACTAGGCCATCACACTGACCTAGGAATCCAGTGTATCACCAGTTAATGAGAGGCGTTGCAACTTGTGGCTAAAGCTGGAACTAGGCCATCACACACTTACCTAGGAATCCAGTGTATCACCAGTTAATGAGAGGCGTTGCAACTTGTGGCTAAAGCTGGAACTAGGCCATCACACACTTACCTAGGAATCCAGTGTATCACTAGTTAATGAGGCGTTCAACTTGTGGCTAAAGTGGAACTAGGCCATCACACACTTACCGTTGTATCAACTTGTCCTAAAGCTGTGCCATCACACACTTACCTAGGAATCAGTGTATCCAGTTAATGAGAGGCGTTGCAACTTGTGGCTAAAGCTGGAACTAGGCCATCACACACTTACCTAGGAATCCAGTGTATCACCAGTTAATGAGAGGCGTTGCAACTTGTGGCTAAAGCTGGAACTAGGCCATCACACACTTACCTAGGAATCCAGTGTATCACCAGTTAATGAGAGGCGTTGCAACAGTGTATCACCAGTTAATGTGGCTAAAGCTGGAACTAGGCCATCACACACTTACCTAGGAATCCAGTGTATCACCAGTTAATGAGAGGCGTTGCAACTTGTGGCTAAAGCTGGAACTAGGCCATCACACACTTACCTAAAGTATCACCTGGAACTAGGCCTGGAATCACACACTTACCTAGGAATCCAGTGTATCACCAGTTAATGAGAGGCGTTGCAACTTGTGGCTAAAGCTGGAACTAGGCCATCACACACTTACCTAAGAATCCAGTGTATCACCAGTTAATGAGAGGCGTTGCAAGTAAAGCTGGAACTAGGCCATCACACACTTACCTAAGAATCCAGTGTATCACCAGTTAATGCAACTTGTGGCTAAAGCTGGAACTAGGCCATCACACACTTACCTAAGAATCCAGTGTATCACCAGTTAATGTGAGGCGTTGCAACTTGTGGCTAAAGCTGGAACTAGGCCATCACACACTTACCTAGGAATCCAGTGTATCACCAGTGGAGgtgagcgacttacaggagcaattagggttatgtGCCTTGCTCAAAGACTAACCAGACTCTGGCATCTGTGTTCTTATATAATAGAAGGCGTTGACGTTTGATAGGTTTAGCGATAGCATTGTTAGGTTAGCAAGACATTGAAACAAGCCATCTGTTTGAGTGGGGAGAAAGGGTCCGACAAGGTGATAACTCAGAGACATCATAACAAAGAGACTAAAGTTATTAAACAGACATTTCTATTATACTGTCGATCTTCATTCCACTAGTGGACAAGTGTGGTGTGGTGTCTCGTGTCCTAACAAAGGTTCAACAGAATGTTTGTGTAGGCCTATATTCATAGTAAATTGTTGTGAACATCATTGCCTCTTAATATTTGGGATAGTTGACTGGTGTTGGTTGTGTGGTGACCGTGGTGTGTCCTCCTCTGTCCCCAGATGACCTGAACAGGACCCATCAGCACTGTGTTCTGGCTGGAGACTCAGCCCGCTTCAGCTCTACACACAGAGTGGCGGAGGTGAGAGGGGCCTGGGGTACACTGGGGGCTTGGAGACCCTGGACTGATTCTAATAATGATTGATTTCTTTTATAGGATACCGTATATTCCATTACCTTTCTTTAACAGATTCTACCTTCTAGAATTCCAAGAGGCCCTCATGCTCCCAGAATACATGCATTATTTCCCAACCTTTTTTGACTGTCTGTCCTCACAGTGTTCCACCGGGACCCTGGAATACATCCAGTCCCGCTGCCGGGAGGCCCTGTCTAACCTGAGCACAGACCCAGAAACAGGGACCCACTGCCTGCTGTCTCTGCTGCCAGCTACCCTGCAAGGCTACGAGGAGATACACAACGAGgtgggtgtgtgtgactgtgtgtgactaaCTTTTAGGGTTCTACGATAGGCCTAACTTTGTGTCctacctacactcttagaaaaaaatgtgctatctagaacctaaaagggtttttCGGCTGCCCCCATAGGAGattcct is part of the Oncorhynchus nerka isolate Pitt River unplaced genomic scaffold, Oner_Uvic_2.0 unplaced_scaffold_280___fragment_2___debris, whole genome shotgun sequence genome and encodes:
- the LOC115120042 gene encoding alpha-ketoglutarate-dependent dioxygenase FTO-like, with protein sequence MFLTGVGCVVTVVCPPLSPDDLNRTHQHCVLAGDSARFSSTHRVAECSTGTLEYIQSRCREALSNLSTDPETGTHCLLSLLPATLQGYEEIHNEVEFEWLRQYWFQGQRYTRFCSWWARPMEQLENDWREMELMTQLLLAAVEEEGQPEEGRREMAETLLTALTDRQQHRQTWRDR
- the LOC135568833 gene encoding alpha-ketoglutarate-dependent dioxygenase FTO-like, encoding MPESDDLNRTHQHCVLAGDSARFSSTHRVAECSTGTLEYIQSRSREALSNLSTDPETGTHSLLSLLPATLQGYEEIHNEVEFEWLRQYWFQGQRYTRFCSWWARPMEQLENDWREMELMVRLHRDPLGPSNNTY